One Halichoerus grypus chromosome 1, mHalGry1.hap1.1, whole genome shotgun sequence genomic region harbors:
- the NCKIPSD gene encoding NCK-interacting protein with SH3 domain isoform X2, translated as MYRALYAFRSAEPNALAFAAGETFLVLERSSAHWWLAARARSGETGYVPPAYLRRLQGLEQDVLQAIDRAIEAVHNAAMRDGGKYSLEQRGVLQKLIHHRKETLSRRGPSAPSPAAMTASTSDHHLDAAAARQPNGMCRAGFERQHSLPSSEYLGADGGLYQGCRAVALPLARAQGPSQAGTPAGSLSSQIPPQPRRAAPDTPPPPVKRRDREALMAPGSGGRNTTPSGASSVSSGSSVSSTSLDTLCTGSGSSELGPSCSPTPPPVPRRGTHTTVSQAQPPPSKVPAPEPPPEEVAVDTTSASDELEALGALSLGTTEEKVVAETAVPRTIGAELMELVRRNTGLSHELCRVAIGVVVGHIQASVPASSPVMEQVLLSLVEGKDLSTALPSGQVCHDQQRLEVIFADLARRKDDAQQRSWALYEDEGVIRCYLEELLHILTDADPEVCKKMCKRNEFESVLALVAYYQMEHRASLRLLLLRCFGAMCGLDALVISTLVSSVLPVELARDMQTDTQDHQKLCYSALILAMVFSMGEAVPYAHYEHLGTPFAQFLLSIVEDGLPLDTTEQLPDLCMNLLLALNLHLPAPDQNVVMSALSKHSNVKIFSEKLLLLLNRGDDPVRIFKHEPQPPHSILKFLQDVFASPATAAIFYHTDMMALIDITVRHIADLSPGDKHRHRLPDLQATLRRILNEEEASPQGQMDRMIVREMCKEFPVLGEDPS; from the exons GGCCTGGAGCAGGATGTCCTCCAAGCCATTGACCGGGCCATTGAGGCGGTGCACAATGCAGCCATGCGGGATGGTGGCAAGTACAGCCTGGAGCAGCGCGGGGTCCTTCa GAAGCTGATCCACCATCGGAAAGAGACCCTGTCCCGCAGAGGCCCCTCAGCCCCCAGTCCCGCAGCTATGACCGCGTCCACCAGTGACCACCATTTGGACGCTGCTGCCGCCAGGCAGCCCAACGGGATGTGTCGAGCTGGGTTCGAGCGGCAGCACAGCCTGCCCAGTTCCGAGTATCTCGGGGCAGACGGAGGCCTCTACCAG GGATGCAGAGCCGTAGCCCTGCCCCTGGCAAGAGCCCAGGGCCCTAGCCAGGCCGGTACCCCAGCTGGCAGCCTGTCCTCCCAGATCCCCCCACAGCCTCGCCGAGCAGCGCCCGACACGCCACCCCCGCCTGTGAAGCGCCGAGACCGGGAGGCCCTGATGGCCCCAGGAAGTG GCGGCCGCAACACCACGCCCTCCGGGGCCAGTTCTGTGTCCAGTGGCTCCTCAGTCAGCAGCACCTCCCTTGACACGCTCTGCACCGGCTCTGGCTCGTCTGAGCTGGGCCCCAGCTGCTCACCCACGCCCCCGCCCGTGCCCCGCCGGGGCACCCACACCACTGTGTCCCAAGCTCAGCCCCCTCCCTCCAAGGTGCCAGCCCCCGAGCCCCCTCCAGAGGAGGTGGCGGTGGATACAACCTCAGCCTCTGATGAGCTGGAGGCCCTGGGTGCACTGAGCCTGGGGACCACAGAGGAGAAGGTGGTGGCTGAGACTGCCGTGCCCAGGACCATCGGGGCAGAGCTGATGGAGCTCGTGCGGAGAAACACCGGCCTGAGCCACGAGCTATGCCGTGTGGCCATTGGCGTCGTGGTGGGTCACATCCAGGCCTCCGTACCGGCCAGCTCGCCTGTCATGGAGCAGGTCCTCCTCTCGCTGGTAGAGGGCAAG GACCTGAGCACTGCCCTGCCCTCAGGGCAGGTCTGCCATGACCAGCAGCGGCTGGAGGTGATCTTTGCAGACCTGGCTCGGCGGAAGGACGATGCCCAGCAGCGCAGCTGGGCCCTGTATGAGGACGAGGGTGTCATCCGCTGCTACCTGGAGGAGCTGCTGCACATTCTG aCCGACGCAGACCCGGAGGTTTGCAAGAAAATGTGCAAGAGAAACGAGTTCGAGTCTGTCCTGGCCTTGGTGGCCTACTACCAAATG GAGCACCGGGCGTCACTGCGGCTGCTGCTGCTCAGGTGCTTCGGCGCCATGTGCGGCCTGGACGCGCTCGTCATCTCCACACTCGTGTCGTCTGTGCTGCCTGTGGAGCTGGCCCGGGACATGCAGACAGACACGCAGG ATCACCAGAAGCTCTGCTACTCGGCCCTCATCCTGGCCATGGTCTTCTCCATGGGGGAGGCAGTGCCCTACGCGCACTACG AGCACCTGGGCACGCCCTTCGCCCAGTTCCTGCTGAGCATCGTGGAGGACGGGCTGCCCCTGGACACCACAGAGCAGCTGCCGGATCTGTGCATGAACCTGCTTCTAGCGCTCAACCTGCACCtgccag CCCCTGACCAGAACGTCGTCATGAGCGCCCTGAGCAAACATTCCAACGTCAAGATCTTCTCCGAGAAGCTGCTGTTGCTTCTGAACAGAGGGG ACGACCCCGTGCGCATCTTCAAACACGAGCCGCAGCCGCCGCACTCCATCCTCAAGTTCCTGCAGGACGTGTTCGCCAGCCCGGCCACAGCCGCGATCTTCTACCACACAGACATGATGGCGCTCATCGACATCACTGTGCGCCACATCGCGGACCTGTCACCCGGAGACAAG CACCGCCACCGGCTCCCCGACCTGCAGGCCACCCTGCGGCGCATCCTGAACGAAGAGGAGGCCTCACCGCAGGGCCAGATGGACCGCATGATTGTCCGAGAGATGTGCAAGGAATTCCCCGTGCTGGG
- the NCKIPSD gene encoding NCK-interacting protein with SH3 domain isoform X3 — translation MYRALYAFRSAEPNALAFAAGETFLVLERSSAHWWLAARARSGETGYVPPAYLRRLQGLEQDVLQAIDRAIEAVHNAAMRDGGKYSLEQRGVLQKLIHHRKETLSRRGPSAPSPAAMTASTSDHHLDAAAARQPNGMCRAGFERQHSLPSSEYLGADGGLYQIPPQPRRAAPDTPPPPVKRRDREALMAPGSGGRNTTPSGASSVSSGSSVSSTSLDTLCTGSGSSELGPSCSPTPPPVPRRGTHTTVSQAQPPPSKVPAPEPPPEEVAVDTTSASDELEALGALSLGTTEEKVVAETAVPRTIGAELMELVRRNTGLSHELCRVAIGVVVGHIQASVPASSPVMEQVLLSLVEGKDLSTALPSGQVCHDQQRLEVIFADLARRKDDAQQRSWALYEDEGVIRCYLEELLHILTDADPEVCKKMCKRNEFESVLALVAYYQMEHRASLRLLLLRCFGAMCGLDALVISTLVSSVLPVELARDMQTDTQDHQKLCYSALILAMVFSMGEAVPYAHYEHLGTPFAQFLLSIVEDGLPLDTTEQLPDLCMNLLLALNLHLPAPDQNVVMSALSKHSNVKIFSEKLLLLLNRGDDPVRIFKHEPQPPHSILKFLQDVFASPATAAIFYHTDMMALIDITVRHIADLSPGDKLRVEYLSLMRAVIRSTPYLQHRHRLPDLQATLRRILNEEEASPQGQMDRMIVREMCKEFPVLGEDPS, via the exons GGCCTGGAGCAGGATGTCCTCCAAGCCATTGACCGGGCCATTGAGGCGGTGCACAATGCAGCCATGCGGGATGGTGGCAAGTACAGCCTGGAGCAGCGCGGGGTCCTTCa GAAGCTGATCCACCATCGGAAAGAGACCCTGTCCCGCAGAGGCCCCTCAGCCCCCAGTCCCGCAGCTATGACCGCGTCCACCAGTGACCACCATTTGGACGCTGCTGCCGCCAGGCAGCCCAACGGGATGTGTCGAGCTGGGTTCGAGCGGCAGCACAGCCTGCCCAGTTCCGAGTATCTCGGGGCAGACGGAGGCCTCTACCAG ATCCCCCCACAGCCTCGCCGAGCAGCGCCCGACACGCCACCCCCGCCTGTGAAGCGCCGAGACCGGGAGGCCCTGATGGCCCCAGGAAGTG GCGGCCGCAACACCACGCCCTCCGGGGCCAGTTCTGTGTCCAGTGGCTCCTCAGTCAGCAGCACCTCCCTTGACACGCTCTGCACCGGCTCTGGCTCGTCTGAGCTGGGCCCCAGCTGCTCACCCACGCCCCCGCCCGTGCCCCGCCGGGGCACCCACACCACTGTGTCCCAAGCTCAGCCCCCTCCCTCCAAGGTGCCAGCCCCCGAGCCCCCTCCAGAGGAGGTGGCGGTGGATACAACCTCAGCCTCTGATGAGCTGGAGGCCCTGGGTGCACTGAGCCTGGGGACCACAGAGGAGAAGGTGGTGGCTGAGACTGCCGTGCCCAGGACCATCGGGGCAGAGCTGATGGAGCTCGTGCGGAGAAACACCGGCCTGAGCCACGAGCTATGCCGTGTGGCCATTGGCGTCGTGGTGGGTCACATCCAGGCCTCCGTACCGGCCAGCTCGCCTGTCATGGAGCAGGTCCTCCTCTCGCTGGTAGAGGGCAAG GACCTGAGCACTGCCCTGCCCTCAGGGCAGGTCTGCCATGACCAGCAGCGGCTGGAGGTGATCTTTGCAGACCTGGCTCGGCGGAAGGACGATGCCCAGCAGCGCAGCTGGGCCCTGTATGAGGACGAGGGTGTCATCCGCTGCTACCTGGAGGAGCTGCTGCACATTCTG aCCGACGCAGACCCGGAGGTTTGCAAGAAAATGTGCAAGAGAAACGAGTTCGAGTCTGTCCTGGCCTTGGTGGCCTACTACCAAATG GAGCACCGGGCGTCACTGCGGCTGCTGCTGCTCAGGTGCTTCGGCGCCATGTGCGGCCTGGACGCGCTCGTCATCTCCACACTCGTGTCGTCTGTGCTGCCTGTGGAGCTGGCCCGGGACATGCAGACAGACACGCAGG ATCACCAGAAGCTCTGCTACTCGGCCCTCATCCTGGCCATGGTCTTCTCCATGGGGGAGGCAGTGCCCTACGCGCACTACG AGCACCTGGGCACGCCCTTCGCCCAGTTCCTGCTGAGCATCGTGGAGGACGGGCTGCCCCTGGACACCACAGAGCAGCTGCCGGATCTGTGCATGAACCTGCTTCTAGCGCTCAACCTGCACCtgccag CCCCTGACCAGAACGTCGTCATGAGCGCCCTGAGCAAACATTCCAACGTCAAGATCTTCTCCGAGAAGCTGCTGTTGCTTCTGAACAGAGGGG ACGACCCCGTGCGCATCTTCAAACACGAGCCGCAGCCGCCGCACTCCATCCTCAAGTTCCTGCAGGACGTGTTCGCCAGCCCGGCCACAGCCGCGATCTTCTACCACACAGACATGATGGCGCTCATCGACATCACTGTGCGCCACATCGCGGACCTGTCACCCGGAGACAAG CTGCGCGTGGAGTACCTGTCCCTGATGCGCGCGGTGATCCGCTCCACGCCCTACTTGCAGCACCGCCACCGGCTCCCCGACCTGCAGGCCACCCTGCGGCGCATCCTGAACGAAGAGGAGGCCTCACCGCAGGGCCAGATGGACCGCATGATTGTCCGAGAGATGTGCAAGGAATTCCCCGTGCTGGG
- the NCKIPSD gene encoding NCK-interacting protein with SH3 domain isoform X1, which yields MYRALYAFRSAEPNALAFAAGETFLVLERSSAHWWLAARARSGETGYVPPAYLRRLQGLEQDVLQAIDRAIEAVHNAAMRDGGKYSLEQRGVLQKLIHHRKETLSRRGPSAPSPAAMTASTSDHHLDAAAARQPNGMCRAGFERQHSLPSSEYLGADGGLYQGCRAVALPLARAQGPSQAGTPAGSLSSQIPPQPRRAAPDTPPPPVKRRDREALMAPGSGGRNTTPSGASSVSSGSSVSSTSLDTLCTGSGSSELGPSCSPTPPPVPRRGTHTTVSQAQPPPSKVPAPEPPPEEVAVDTTSASDELEALGALSLGTTEEKVVAETAVPRTIGAELMELVRRNTGLSHELCRVAIGVVVGHIQASVPASSPVMEQVLLSLVEGKDLSTALPSGQVCHDQQRLEVIFADLARRKDDAQQRSWALYEDEGVIRCYLEELLHILTDADPEVCKKMCKRNEFESVLALVAYYQMEHRASLRLLLLRCFGAMCGLDALVISTLVSSVLPVELARDMQTDTQDHQKLCYSALILAMVFSMGEAVPYAHYEHLGTPFAQFLLSIVEDGLPLDTTEQLPDLCMNLLLALNLHLPAPDQNVVMSALSKHSNVKIFSEKLLLLLNRGDDPVRIFKHEPQPPHSILKFLQDVFASPATAAIFYHTDMMALIDITVRHIADLSPGDKLRVEYLSLMRAVIRSTPYLQHRHRLPDLQATLRRILNEEEASPQGQMDRMIVREMCKEFPVLGEDPS from the exons GGCCTGGAGCAGGATGTCCTCCAAGCCATTGACCGGGCCATTGAGGCGGTGCACAATGCAGCCATGCGGGATGGTGGCAAGTACAGCCTGGAGCAGCGCGGGGTCCTTCa GAAGCTGATCCACCATCGGAAAGAGACCCTGTCCCGCAGAGGCCCCTCAGCCCCCAGTCCCGCAGCTATGACCGCGTCCACCAGTGACCACCATTTGGACGCTGCTGCCGCCAGGCAGCCCAACGGGATGTGTCGAGCTGGGTTCGAGCGGCAGCACAGCCTGCCCAGTTCCGAGTATCTCGGGGCAGACGGAGGCCTCTACCAG GGATGCAGAGCCGTAGCCCTGCCCCTGGCAAGAGCCCAGGGCCCTAGCCAGGCCGGTACCCCAGCTGGCAGCCTGTCCTCCCAGATCCCCCCACAGCCTCGCCGAGCAGCGCCCGACACGCCACCCCCGCCTGTGAAGCGCCGAGACCGGGAGGCCCTGATGGCCCCAGGAAGTG GCGGCCGCAACACCACGCCCTCCGGGGCCAGTTCTGTGTCCAGTGGCTCCTCAGTCAGCAGCACCTCCCTTGACACGCTCTGCACCGGCTCTGGCTCGTCTGAGCTGGGCCCCAGCTGCTCACCCACGCCCCCGCCCGTGCCCCGCCGGGGCACCCACACCACTGTGTCCCAAGCTCAGCCCCCTCCCTCCAAGGTGCCAGCCCCCGAGCCCCCTCCAGAGGAGGTGGCGGTGGATACAACCTCAGCCTCTGATGAGCTGGAGGCCCTGGGTGCACTGAGCCTGGGGACCACAGAGGAGAAGGTGGTGGCTGAGACTGCCGTGCCCAGGACCATCGGGGCAGAGCTGATGGAGCTCGTGCGGAGAAACACCGGCCTGAGCCACGAGCTATGCCGTGTGGCCATTGGCGTCGTGGTGGGTCACATCCAGGCCTCCGTACCGGCCAGCTCGCCTGTCATGGAGCAGGTCCTCCTCTCGCTGGTAGAGGGCAAG GACCTGAGCACTGCCCTGCCCTCAGGGCAGGTCTGCCATGACCAGCAGCGGCTGGAGGTGATCTTTGCAGACCTGGCTCGGCGGAAGGACGATGCCCAGCAGCGCAGCTGGGCCCTGTATGAGGACGAGGGTGTCATCCGCTGCTACCTGGAGGAGCTGCTGCACATTCTG aCCGACGCAGACCCGGAGGTTTGCAAGAAAATGTGCAAGAGAAACGAGTTCGAGTCTGTCCTGGCCTTGGTGGCCTACTACCAAATG GAGCACCGGGCGTCACTGCGGCTGCTGCTGCTCAGGTGCTTCGGCGCCATGTGCGGCCTGGACGCGCTCGTCATCTCCACACTCGTGTCGTCTGTGCTGCCTGTGGAGCTGGCCCGGGACATGCAGACAGACACGCAGG ATCACCAGAAGCTCTGCTACTCGGCCCTCATCCTGGCCATGGTCTTCTCCATGGGGGAGGCAGTGCCCTACGCGCACTACG AGCACCTGGGCACGCCCTTCGCCCAGTTCCTGCTGAGCATCGTGGAGGACGGGCTGCCCCTGGACACCACAGAGCAGCTGCCGGATCTGTGCATGAACCTGCTTCTAGCGCTCAACCTGCACCtgccag CCCCTGACCAGAACGTCGTCATGAGCGCCCTGAGCAAACATTCCAACGTCAAGATCTTCTCCGAGAAGCTGCTGTTGCTTCTGAACAGAGGGG ACGACCCCGTGCGCATCTTCAAACACGAGCCGCAGCCGCCGCACTCCATCCTCAAGTTCCTGCAGGACGTGTTCGCCAGCCCGGCCACAGCCGCGATCTTCTACCACACAGACATGATGGCGCTCATCGACATCACTGTGCGCCACATCGCGGACCTGTCACCCGGAGACAAG CTGCGCGTGGAGTACCTGTCCCTGATGCGCGCGGTGATCCGCTCCACGCCCTACTTGCAGCACCGCCACCGGCTCCCCGACCTGCAGGCCACCCTGCGGCGCATCCTGAACGAAGAGGAGGCCTCACCGCAGGGCCAGATGGACCGCATGATTGTCCGAGAGATGTGCAAGGAATTCCCCGTGCTGGG